Part of the Jatrophihabitans sp. GAS493 genome, GAAGGTCGTTACGAGTGTGCTCAGGGCCGCTGGAGCCAGCAACGCACCGGCCGCGCCCTGCAGCGCCCGCGCGGTGACCAGAACCGCGAACGACGGCGCGGCGCCACCGAGGGCCGAAGCCGCGGCAAAGGCGACCAAAGCGATCAGGAAGGTCCGCTTGCGACCAACGAGATCGCCGATGCGTCCACCGAGCAGCAGCAGGCTGCCGAATGCCAGCGCATATGCGGTGACGATCCACTGCCGTTGGCTGTCCTCGAACCCCAGATCGGCCTGGGCGGACGGCAACGCGATATTCACCACGGTGGCGTCGAGAACGACCATGAGCTGGGCGATGGAGACGACCACGAGCACGAGCCAGCGGTTTCGAGAATTCGTCTCGGGGGATTGAGTGCTGATGTTATTGGGCACAGCTGTTCTCTCCTGAGGGGAAGTTTGTCTTGACGGTTCGGAGCAGGTCGACCAGGACGGCCCGGTCGGCTGCGGGGAGGCTTCCGAAGATCTCGTCCATCACCTTGCTGCGGACGAGCAGTGCCGCTTCGAGTGCGTCGCTGCCGGCGGGCGTAACCGACACGATGCGGGCCCGCCGATCGCGCTCATCCTCGGTTCGGGTGACCAGCCCGTCGCGCTCCAATGCGTCGACGGTGTCGGTCACCGATCGGGGCGCGAAGCCGAGAATGCCGGCCAGCTTCGCCTGATTCATCGGGCCGCCCTCGCTCAGCCGCATCAGGACCTTGGCGCGGGCAAGTGAGAGGCCGGCCGCGGACATCACCTGATCGACATGACGGTGCAGCTGGTGGTGAAGTTCGAGGTAGGTCTGGCCGACTTCGATCGACGAGACTTCGCGGGGTGCCATGTAACGTCTCCGAAACAAATGAGGTACCTCATGGTGAGGTACCTCATCACTGTACTCCTCGGCGGGCGACTACGGTTGCGGCAGCGTTGCGATGTCGATGACGAACCGGTACCGCACGTCGGAGGCGAGCACGCGCTCCCACGCCTCGTTGATGGCCTCCGCGCTGATCACCTCGATCTCGCAAGCGATCCCCTGCTCGGCGCAGTAGTCGAGCATCTCCTGCGTCTGGCTGATACTGCCGATGCTGGAACCGGCGAAGCTCCGGCGATTTCCGAAGAGTGTGAAGGCGGCCACCGGCAGGGGCTCGGGCGGGGCGCCGACATTGACCAGTGTGCCGTCGAGAGCGAGTAGCGAGAGGTACTTGTTCACGTCAACCGCCGCCGAGACGGTGTTGACGATGAGATCGAACCGGTTCTCCAGGAGCTCGAAAGTCCGTGGATCACTGGTCGCCAAGTACTCGTCTGCACCGAGGCGCTTCCCGTCCTCCTGCTTGGCCAGCGACTGAGACAGAACGGTGACCTCAGCCCCCAGCGCAGCTGCGAACTTCACCGCCATGTGTCCGAGGCCGCCCATACCGACGATCGCGACCTTCTTGCCCGGCCCGGCGCCCCAGTGCCGAAGGGGCGAATAGGTGGTGATCCCAGCACAGAGCAGCGGTGCTGCGGCGGCCAGATCGATGCTCTGCGGGATGCGCAGCACGAAGTCCTCGTTGACGACGATGTGGCTGCAGTAGCCGCCCTGGGTGATAGTGCCGTCAACGTCAACTGCGGCGTAGGTGCCGACTCCGCCCTTGAGGCAGTACTGCTCCTCGCCCCGGCGGCAGTTGAGGCATTCGCGGCAGGAATTGACCAGGCAACCGACGCCGGCCCGATCACCGACGGCATGTTTGGTCACCTCACCGCCGACCGCGCTGACTATGCCGGCGATCTCGTGGCCGACGGTCAACGGGTATGGCGCCGGACCCCAGTCTCCGCGCACGGTGTGAATGTCGGAGTGGCAGATTCCGGCGAACTTGATCTCGACCAGGACGTCATGTGGCCCCACGTCGCGTCGCTCGATGGTCGAGGGTGCCAGCGGATCGGTGGCAGAGGGGGCGACGTAGGCGCGTGCAGTCAGCAATGCAGGGGTCCAATTCGATTGTGGATCAGGGGTCATCGGTTCAGTTTCGACAATAGCGATCCCGTCGTGGGTGCCGAGACGCCGACGCCGCCGGGTCGTGACTCTGCGCGTTGTCGGGTCGTGACTCTGCGCGTTGTCAGATCGTGACTGTGCACATCGTCAGGTCGTGACTGCGCACGTTGTCGGTGGGCCGGAGCATGATCGAAGGCATGACATCTATCGGACGCTTAGAACTCGCCGCATTGGACGCGCGCGACATCGACACGCTCGCGTCGTTTTACACGACACTGACCGGGTGGGAGATCGCGCGCAAGGAATCGGACTGGATCACGATTCGGACCACCGACGGTCAGGAACTCGCCTTCCAACTGGCGCCTGACCATCAGCCGCCGCAGTGGCCGGGACAGCAGCAGCCTCAGCAGTTTCATCTGGATCTTCAGGTGGACGGCACCGAAGCCGCGGCCGCCCGGGCCGTCGAGCTCGGCGCGACGCGACTGGCCGACGGCGCCACCTGGATCACGTTGGCCGACCCTGCCGGACACCCCTTCGACCTCTGTCAGGCCGACGGCGTCGGCCCAGCCATGAAGCTCTTCGCCGTGACGATCGACGCATCGGACGCCTCTGGCCTCGCAGGCTTCTACAGCGAGTTGATGGGGATGGAGGTGACCTACGACGGTCCCGAAGGGGCGATGATCGCCGGTGACGGGAAGAGTGTGATGTTCCAGCAGGTGAGTGACTACCGCGCCCCCGCCTGGCCTGATCCGAGCCAACCTCAGCAGGCGCATCTCGACGTAATCGTCGATGACCTCGATACCGGCGAAGCTCAGGCTCTAGCGCTGGGCGCCACCCGGCTCGAGGGTGGCGGTCAGACGTTCCGAGTCTTCGCCGACCCAGCCGGACATCCGTTCTGCCTGACCAGTTAGTGCGTGGTGGCTAAGGTCCCGACGGGGTGAGACGTTCGGCCCTGCCGCTCGCGCCGCTGCAGGGCCAGACTGAGTCGCACAGAAGGACACGACTGAAGCACCGCTGAAGTCAGGCACTGAAGTCAGGCACTGAAGTCAGGAGACAGCTATGGAGCAGTCTGAAGTGGTCGCGGCGCGTGAGGTCATCGTCGTTGGAGTCGACGGGTCCGAACCATCGAAACAAGCGCTGCGGTGGGCGGAGTTCCTTGCCCATGCCACCGGTAGCACGATCGAGGCCGTTATCGTCTGGGGCCGTCCGTACGGGTACGGGATGGGGAGCCTGGGCTGGGGCGCACTGCCCGAAGGCTGGGATCCGGCTATGGACGCCGACAAAGTGCTTCAGGAGACGATTGATCAGGTATTCGGTACGCAACGTCCAGCCGGCCTGACGACCGCATCGGTCCAGGGCGGTGAGGCCCAGCAGTTGCTGCAGCTGAGCCGTGGCTGTCGGATGCTGATCGTCGGCAGCCGCGGACATGGTGGCTTCGCCGGACTTCTGCTTGGGTCGGTTAGCTCGGCATGTGCCGAGCACAGCAACTGCCCAGTGCTGGTCGTCCATGGCGACATGCCCGTACCAATGCCGGCACCCGGAGCGAACGGATCGGGAGACCACTGATGCTGGTCATCGGCCTGTTTCTGCTCGTCGTCCTGCTGAATCGATTTGCCGCGCAGGTTATCCGGAGGACGGCGGGGGAGAGGCCGGCGGATAGAGCGCCCACCGGCGCTGCTGGCGCCGATGCTGAGGTGAAGCGCGGCAAGGACCGGACTCGCCTCACCGCCGAACCCGACCTGAGCGCGGCTACTGTCCATGAAACCGAGATGACCGCCGAGATGTGCTGGACTGCGCTGGACGATCTGCAGGTCAGCCGCCTGCTTGGCCGTCCGACTCCCTGACTTGACGGCACTCCCGTTGGTGATCGTCGCGAGGTCATCGCGCGACGTCGCGAGCTGCTCCAGTCGCCCC contains:
- a CDS encoding MarR family winged helix-turn-helix transcriptional regulator; the protein is MAPREVSSIEVGQTYLELHHQLHRHVDQVMSAAGLSLARAKVLMRLSEGGPMNQAKLAGILGFAPRSVTDTVDALERDGLVTRTEDERDRRARIVSVTPAGSDALEAALLVRSKVMDEIFGSLPAADRAVLVDLLRTVKTNFPSGENSCAQ
- a CDS encoding NAD(P)-dependent alcohol dehydrogenase; translated protein: MLTARAYVAPSATDPLAPSTIERRDVGPHDVLVEIKFAGICHSDIHTVRGDWGPAPYPLTVGHEIAGIVSAVGGEVTKHAVGDRAGVGCLVNSCRECLNCRRGEEQYCLKGGVGTYAAVDVDGTITQGGYCSHIVVNEDFVLRIPQSIDLAAAAPLLCAGITTYSPLRHWGAGPGKKVAIVGMGGLGHMAVKFAAALGAEVTVLSQSLAKQEDGKRLGADEYLATSDPRTFELLENRFDLIVNTVSAAVDVNKYLSLLALDGTLVNVGAPPEPLPVAAFTLFGNRRSFAGSSIGSISQTQEMLDYCAEQGIACEIEVISAEAINEAWERVLASDVRYRFVIDIATLPQP
- a CDS encoding VOC family protein, with product MTSIGRLELAALDARDIDTLASFYTTLTGWEIARKESDWITIRTTDGQELAFQLAPDHQPPQWPGQQQPQQFHLDLQVDGTEAAAARAVELGATRLADGATWITLADPAGHPFDLCQADGVGPAMKLFAVTIDASDASGLAGFYSELMGMEVTYDGPEGAMIAGDGKSVMFQQVSDYRAPAWPDPSQPQQAHLDVIVDDLDTGEAQALALGATRLEGGGQTFRVFADPAGHPFCLTS
- a CDS encoding universal stress protein: MEQSEVVAAREVIVVGVDGSEPSKQALRWAEFLAHATGSTIEAVIVWGRPYGYGMGSLGWGALPEGWDPAMDADKVLQETIDQVFGTQRPAGLTTASVQGGEAQQLLQLSRGCRMLIVGSRGHGGFAGLLLGSVSSACAEHSNCPVLVVHGDMPVPMPAPGANGSGDH